One segment of Triticum aestivum cultivar Chinese Spring chromosome 2A, IWGSC CS RefSeq v2.1, whole genome shotgun sequence DNA contains the following:
- the LOC123184602 gene encoding increased DNA methylation 1, protein MDIAEYVAFMAGGGRGPRGEELRRRAKDHLLASGWTFYRFAKCDGRQELRYRAPHGASYISLIVACKKFQLFSTAPPRTTARGKPSKKRAAPDCSSGVGKEIARVISPIGAENGGRKRGFGGGEDVCGPAVGNPFAGECPARRRKVRRVSALYADDALKKYAAKKKRKKASASPQSPASPPASPQSPASTAASPSRVLRPRTKDGDKAQAAAAAACQPTRARTILAVLMDKKILPPTAKLSYKRTRDGPPAKQGTVTVQGTIRCACGCGGKAFTVAEFAAHAGGCGAERPSASVYLNDGRSLSQCLVQLMRAHGGNMLPTGSPSPRARLKRRCPPELGDGDWVCSVCADFGDMLLCDCCPSTFHHGCVGLDATPQGEWFCPSCRCAVCGSSEFEPDDGEFTDKTVIYCDQCEREYHAGCIRGRGDQLECCPEGPWLCSHDCSNIFQRLQGLVGRSMPTSVEGVTFTVLRSTNLPEEEGMAAEEHGKLCAAFDVLHECFITLIEPQTRTDLSHDIVFNRESELRRLNFRGFYVVGLEKGGELITVGTLRVYGKKVAELPLIGTRFVHRRQGMCRLLINQLEKLLGELGVERLVLPAVPELLPTWTGSFGFQSMSHSDKMEIAEHTVMCFQGTTMCQKFIVGTATP, encoded by the exons ATGGACATCGCGGAGTACGTCGCGTTCAtggccggcggcggccggggccCGCGGggcgaggagctgcggcggagGGCCAAGGACCACCTGCTCGCCTCCGGGTGGACCTTCTACAGGTTCGCCAAGTGCGACGGCCGCCAGGAGCTCCGCTACCGCGCGCCCCACGGCGCCTCCTACATCTCCCTCATCGTCGCCTGCAAGAAGTTCCAGCTCTTCAGCACCGCGCCCCCGAGGACGACTGCTCGTGGGAAGCCGAGCAAGAAGCGCGCGGCGCCGGATTGTTCGTCCGGGGTGGGGAAGGAGATCGCTCGTGTGATAAGCCCGATCGGTGCGGAAAATGGCGGCCGTAAGCGGGGCTTTGGAGGCGGCGAGGACGTGTGTGGGCCGGCCGTCGGCAATCCGTTCGCCGGCGAGTGCCCCGCGAGGCGCCGGAAGGTGAGGAGGGTGTCCGCGCTCTACGCCGACGACGCCCTCAAGAAGTACGCcgccaagaagaagaggaagaaagcgtCGGCGTCTCCCCAGAGTCCTGCGTCTCCCCCGGCGTCTCCCCAGAGTCCTGCGTCTACCGCGGCGTCGCCGTCGCGCGTGCTGCGGCCGAGGACGAAAGACGGCGACAAggcacaggcggcggcggcggcggcgtgccagCCGACCCGCGCGAGGACGATCCTCGCCGTGCTCATGGACAAGAAAATCCTTCCCCCGACGGCAAAGCTGTCCTACAAGCGAACCAGGGACGGGCCTCCGGCCAAGCAGGGCACGGTCACTGTGCAAGGGACCATACGGTGCGCGTGCGGCTGCGGCGGCAAGGCCTTCACCGTGGCGGAGTTCGCGGCGCACGCGGGAGGGTGCGGCGCCGAGCGGCCGTCGGCGAGCGTGTACCTCAACGACGGCAGGTCGCTGTCGCAGTGCCTGGTGCAGCTGATGCGCGCCCACGGCGGCAACATGCTGCCCACAggctcgccgtcgccgcgcgcgaggCTGAAGCGCAGATGCCCGCCCGAGCTGGGGGACGGCGACTGGGTGTGCTCCGTCTGCGCCGACTTCGGCGACATGCTGCTCTGCGACTGCTGCCCCTCCACGTTCCACCACGGCTGCGTCGGCCTCGACGCCACCCCGCAGGGGGAGTGGTTCTGCCCTTCCTGCCGGTGCGCCGTCTGCGGCTCCAGCGAGTTCGAGCCCGACGACGGCGAGTTCACCGACAAGACGGTGATCTACTGCGACCAATGCGAACGAGAGT ATCATGCCGGCTGCATCAGGGGCAGAGGCGACCAGCTCGAGTGCTGCCCGGAAGGGCCATGGCTGTGCAGCCATGACTGCTCGAACATTTTCCAGCGTCTGCAAGGGCTGGTTGGAAGATCAATGCCAACCTCAGTGGAAGGCGTAACCTTCACCGTGTTGAGATCGACGAACCTCCCCGAGGAGGAGGGCATGGCGGCCGAGGAGCACGGGAAGCTGTGCGCGGCGTTCGACGTGCTCCACGAGTGCTTCATCACCCTCATCGAGCCGCAGACGCGGACCGACCTCAGCCACGACATCGTCTTCAACAGAGA ATCGGAGCTGAGGCGGCTCAATTTCCGGGGATTCTACGTGGTAGGTCTCGAGAAAGGTGGCGagctcataaccgtgggcacgctCAG GGTGTATGGGAAGAAGGTTGCGGAGCTGCCGCTCATCGGGACCCGGTTCGTGCATCGCCGGCAAGGGATGTGCCGCCTCCTCATAAACCAACTGGAAAAG TTGCTTGGCGAGTTGGGGGTGGAGAGGCTTGTGCTGCCGGCGGTGCCCGAGCTTCTACCGACATGGACCGGATCCTTCGGTTTCCAATCCATGAGTCATTCCGACAAGATGGAGATTGCAGAGCACACCGTCATGTGCTTTCAGGGAACCACGATGTGCCAGAAGTTCATCGTCGGCACGGCGACTCCATGA